From one Comamonas piscis genomic stretch:
- a CDS encoding YjfI family protein, producing MEQKTSAHYQRLHRQRLREQGLVKKEIWVLPEYSAVLHLLERQMRQPHAQPGSIAINHQEGSMENSKHHYRTIHALAEELHASALAREGKLHIEVFDGAEASVLVTLTDFGDLPVHVALSGEQLVVEAFLWPANQVRDGAGLNAQILRLQKLFPFTTMALEPQAHGGEGYVMFAAMRANSSTDDILAEILILADSVIQATEALAPYLTLAQV from the coding sequence ATGGAACAAAAAACATCAGCCCACTACCAGCGCCTGCACCGCCAACGGCTGCGGGAGCAGGGCCTGGTGAAAAAAGAAATCTGGGTACTCCCAGAGTACAGCGCGGTCCTGCATCTGCTGGAGCGCCAGATGCGCCAGCCGCATGCACAACCGGGTTCAATCGCCATCAACCACCAGGAGGGCAGCATGGAAAACAGCAAGCACCACTACCGCACGATTCACGCGTTGGCCGAAGAGCTGCACGCATCGGCGCTGGCCCGCGAGGGCAAGTTGCACATCGAAGTGTTCGACGGGGCCGAGGCCAGTGTCTTGGTCACCTTGACGGATTTTGGCGACCTGCCCGTGCATGTGGCCTTGTCGGGCGAGCAGCTGGTGGTTGAGGCCTTCTTGTGGCCCGCCAACCAGGTGCGCGATGGCGCGGGCCTCAATGCCCAGATTCTGCGGCTGCAAAAGCTGTTTCCGTTCACGACCATGGCGCTGGAGCCCCAGGCCCATGGCGGCGAAGGCTATGTGATGTTCGCCGCGATGCGCGCCAACAGCAGCACGGACGACATCCTGGCCGAGATCCTGATCCTGGCTGACAGCGTGATCCAGGCCACTGAGGCGCTGGCACCCTATCTGACCTTGGCGCAGGTCTGA
- a CDS encoding PspA/IM30 family protein, whose product MTVWNKLVTALRGAAHEAGETVTDSQALRILDQEIRDADNDLNRSKEALAEIMAKQKLAAGKLQTTQAKIAEYEGYAIKALETQDEALALEVAGKVALLETQRNEEETQLSAFSQSVEQLRNAIQTAQSHIKRLKQQTDTVKATESVQRAQATVAGRYTGSQSRVQTALDSLERIKQKQAERGARMESAAELAQSSSEDALDAKLRAAGITASAGNAQSVLERLKAQRSGSKEG is encoded by the coding sequence ATGACCGTATGGAACAAGCTGGTGACCGCCCTGCGTGGCGCCGCCCATGAAGCGGGCGAAACCGTGACCGACAGCCAGGCGCTGCGCATCCTGGACCAGGAAATCCGCGACGCCGACAACGACCTGAACCGCTCCAAGGAAGCGCTGGCCGAGATCATGGCCAAGCAAAAGCTCGCCGCTGGCAAGCTGCAGACCACGCAGGCCAAGATTGCCGAGTACGAAGGCTATGCGATCAAGGCGCTGGAAACCCAGGATGAAGCACTGGCATTGGAAGTGGCCGGCAAGGTCGCTCTGCTGGAAACCCAGCGCAACGAGGAAGAGACCCAGCTGAGCGCTTTCAGCCAAAGCGTGGAGCAGCTGCGCAACGCCATCCAGACGGCGCAGTCCCATATCAAGCGCCTCAAGCAGCAGACCGATACCGTCAAGGCCACCGAGAGCGTGCAGCGCGCCCAGGCCACCGTGGCGGGCCGCTACACCGGCTCGCAGTCGCGCGTGCAAACGGCGCTGGATTCGCTAGAACGCATCAAGCAAAAGCAGGCCGAACGCGGTGCCCGCATGGAAAGTGCGGCCGAGCTGGCGCAAAGCAGCAGCGAAGACGCACTCGACGCCAAGCTGCGCGCTGCCGGCATCACCGCCTCTGCAGGCAATGCGCAGTCGGTGCTGGAGCGCCTCAAGGCGCAGCGCAGCGGCTCCAAAGAGGGCTGA
- a CDS encoding DNA repair ATPase, with protein sequence MSTTPSNDQPDRSAVDDAVASGGSYEVLAKRLDAQGQALETLARELNEARLEEFGRSQMEVIARMRVRTENNCLGRDIAQVGGYLLFGYNVFMGLKQETRIDDVFALYRLHEGEQGYEVTPVDTKDSFLGIQSFVQDFQELYAYYKHTKLMQLAVRDGKLLASFQIGERLGDVRVFRWSVSPDGQQIRYIDNRGERDIELPAPHDFEWQRAGREHLVQGRHPHINILDKVFVETLDGDLTIKVENNTNDGLGLYREPVQEKNQSLDDAVFEYAAVGSLILLKILPYREDQWRYLVYNTLSRQVLRMDAIGAACIQLPQDHGIIFPGGYYLQNGEHRAFEQNMQGMRYRRSIRSPNGEDVLYVFYEPESGRMALFKYNLIERALQPPIIGHGYARMDDGRIVIFAAESNEASRVHPMQLWRTPFASDDYAARQPQKDSALGRIGNAELVSGISDLYSVRKEIAAPEVSLPRYERLIDTARRLFERYHWLSSPAMQALQQNLLGIVATGDAVLDEYEKVESIRQASAKAMGEVSSRHAQLLKQIRLTDGDSIDDYVGALTDLAALRGQLLATRELRYVDAAAIEAMVQTADEAQAEVSQRTAGFIATDAAMQPYVEQLQALDQQAQAATTVVQLAEPLAEMAQMSAALDLLSELMGSLKIDDATQRTAVVDRISAIYARLNQVRARAEQRKSGLGSAENLAQFAAQLALFSQSIVSGLNLAQTPEKCDEQLARLLVQLEDIEGQFGEHAQFLSDIIAKREEVLETFEARKQSLQDERQRRAQGVLDAALRIVQGLPKRAEKIASPEALHAFFAGDPLIAKLKELAGRLRGELQDPVKADDIDSRIKSLRDQAFRALQDRTDLYEGDGKLIRLGRHRFSVGNQDLDMTLLPRDGQLYLHLVGTEYFEAVDNAELAGLQAYWDASSPAESAEMYRGEYLALEVVQAVRAGREGWSQDRLRQLLPDTEALTQAIREFSAPRYRDGYERGIHDHDAALILQALVPLADGAGVLRHAPQARSLALLFWSQQAHIQQPQRASSIARWPERAQQAQAMQQLLGSEAERLALQTDIMAQLRDFAQEQGLLDALLRSDPASPLLAAAATAVPDDGEWDSEADNLLRAAADYLQAELAHKALRFHFSGASQAVIAALQQALKAGPKEGLHWADLQRYWAGGEAGQASRERSAAPLAQRWRSALHWLQTVAQAAPEAERAAWLPYCSEAAAWLVCQAELTHQLSTADLRCEVQGLLGQHGRVQGGRLPIQLDELTTRAARHYRRYLPQWERYQALRQQLLAGYRARFRLEEFKARPLSSFVRNRLINEIYLPVIGDNLAKQIGVVGENKRTDQMGLLMMISPPGYGKTTLMEYVANRLGLIFMKINGPALGHSVRSLDPAQAPDATAAKELEKLNLALEMANNVMLYIDDIQHTHPEFLQKFISLSDGTRRIEGVWRGQTKTHDMRGKRFCVVMSGNPYTESGEVFKIPDMLANRADIYNLGDVLGGMDEVFKLSYIENSMTSNAVLAPMATRSLQDLYLLLDRVQGKEVSANALSHEYAAAELREMEAVLQRMLQVRELVFKVNQQYIHSAAQDDHYRTEPPFKLQGSYRNMNKLAEKITPVMNDAEMAQMLSDHYQGEAQMLTGGAEENLLKLAELRGSADAQGQARWAEIKAQFQRQQAAGGANADAATRVTTQLVDLVAATRAMGQAQQAQQLGDTAAQEGLQRLLAQWGQAQTAVGQSLDGIRQAVLDSTPAPQAEKTADAPHLELAVQQFGELLLQSLQPVVEHLDQSRRQQLGLHRVLMQVATRMQEQIDQQRAGRQPLQPTLQADDIDKAFDRMQDGRPPR encoded by the coding sequence ATGTCCACTACCCCATCCAACGACCAACCGGACCGCTCTGCCGTTGACGACGCCGTCGCCAGCGGCGGCTCCTATGAAGTGCTGGCCAAGCGGCTCGATGCCCAGGGCCAGGCGCTGGAGACCCTGGCGCGTGAACTGAACGAAGCGCGGCTGGAGGAGTTTGGCCGCAGCCAGATGGAGGTCATCGCCCGCATGCGGGTGCGCACCGAAAACAACTGCCTGGGCCGCGATATCGCCCAGGTGGGCGGCTATCTGCTGTTTGGCTACAACGTGTTCATGGGCCTCAAGCAGGAGACGCGCATCGACGATGTGTTTGCGCTCTACCGCCTGCATGAGGGCGAGCAGGGCTATGAAGTTACGCCGGTGGACACCAAGGACAGCTTTTTAGGCATCCAGAGCTTTGTGCAGGATTTCCAGGAGCTGTACGCCTATTACAAACACACCAAGCTGATGCAGCTGGCGGTGCGTGATGGCAAGCTGCTGGCGAGTTTTCAGATTGGCGAACGGCTGGGCGATGTGCGGGTGTTCCGCTGGTCGGTATCGCCCGATGGGCAGCAGATCCGCTACATCGACAACCGGGGCGAGCGCGATATCGAGCTGCCCGCGCCTCATGATTTTGAGTGGCAGCGCGCTGGCCGCGAGCACCTGGTGCAGGGCCGCCATCCGCACATCAATATCCTCGACAAGGTGTTTGTCGAGACGCTCGATGGTGACCTGACCATCAAGGTCGAGAACAACACCAATGACGGTCTGGGCCTCTACCGCGAGCCGGTGCAAGAGAAGAACCAGTCGCTCGACGATGCCGTGTTTGAATACGCGGCGGTGGGCAGCCTGATCCTGCTCAAGATCCTGCCTTACCGTGAGGACCAGTGGCGCTACCTGGTCTACAACACCTTGTCGCGCCAGGTGCTGCGCATGGATGCGATTGGCGCGGCCTGCATCCAGCTGCCCCAGGACCACGGCATCATCTTCCCTGGCGGCTACTACCTGCAAAACGGCGAGCACCGCGCTTTTGAGCAGAACATGCAGGGCATGCGCTACCGGCGCAGCATCCGCTCGCCCAATGGTGAGGATGTGCTCTATGTGTTCTACGAGCCCGAGAGCGGGCGCATGGCGCTGTTCAAGTACAACCTGATCGAGCGCGCGCTGCAGCCGCCCATCATCGGCCATGGCTATGCGCGCATGGACGATGGCCGCATCGTCATCTTTGCCGCCGAGAGCAACGAGGCCTCGCGCGTTCACCCGATGCAGCTGTGGCGCACGCCGTTTGCGTCGGACGACTATGCCGCGCGCCAGCCGCAGAAAGACAGCGCGCTGGGCCGCATCGGCAATGCCGAGCTGGTCAGTGGTATCTCCGACCTGTACAGCGTGCGCAAGGAGATCGCTGCGCCCGAGGTATCGCTGCCGCGCTACGAGCGGCTGATCGACACCGCGCGGCGCCTGTTTGAGCGCTACCACTGGCTCAGCAGCCCGGCCATGCAGGCGCTGCAGCAGAACCTGCTGGGCATTGTCGCCACCGGTGATGCGGTGCTCGACGAATACGAGAAGGTGGAGAGCATCCGCCAGGCCTCGGCCAAGGCCATGGGCGAGGTCAGCAGCCGCCATGCGCAGCTGCTCAAGCAGATACGCCTGACCGATGGCGATAGCATCGATGACTATGTGGGCGCGCTGACCGATCTGGCGGCATTGCGCGGCCAGCTGCTGGCCACGCGCGAGCTGCGCTATGTAGATGCCGCAGCCATCGAGGCCATGGTGCAGACGGCCGACGAGGCGCAGGCCGAGGTATCGCAGCGCACGGCGGGCTTTATTGCCACCGATGCTGCCATGCAGCCCTATGTGGAGCAGCTGCAGGCGCTGGACCAGCAGGCCCAGGCGGCGACCACGGTGGTGCAGCTGGCCGAGCCGCTGGCGGAGATGGCCCAGATGTCGGCCGCGCTCGATCTGCTGTCCGAGCTGATGGGCAGCCTCAAGATCGACGATGCCACCCAGCGCACGGCGGTGGTAGACCGCATCTCGGCCATCTACGCCCGCTTGAACCAGGTGCGGGCCCGGGCCGAGCAGCGCAAATCGGGCCTGGGCAGTGCCGAGAACCTGGCGCAGTTTGCCGCGCAGCTGGCGCTGTTTTCGCAAAGCATTGTCAGCGGGCTGAACCTGGCCCAGACACCTGAGAAATGCGATGAGCAACTGGCGCGCCTCCTGGTGCAGCTCGAAGACATCGAGGGCCAGTTTGGCGAGCATGCGCAGTTTCTCTCCGACATCATCGCCAAGCGCGAAGAGGTGCTGGAGACCTTTGAGGCGCGCAAACAGTCCTTGCAGGACGAGCGCCAGCGCCGCGCGCAGGGCGTGCTCGATGCCGCCTTGCGCATTGTGCAGGGCCTCCCCAAGCGCGCCGAGAAGATCGCCAGCCCCGAGGCCTTGCATGCCTTTTTTGCCGGCGATCCGCTGATCGCCAAGCTCAAGGAACTGGCCGGGCGTTTGCGCGGCGAGCTGCAGGACCCCGTCAAGGCCGATGACATCGACAGCCGCATCAAATCGCTGCGCGACCAGGCCTTCCGCGCGCTGCAGGACCGCACCGATCTGTACGAGGGCGATGGCAAGCTGATCCGCCTGGGCCGCCACCGCTTCTCGGTCGGCAACCAGGACCTGGACATGACCTTGCTGCCCCGCGATGGGCAGCTCTACCTGCACCTGGTGGGCACCGAGTACTTCGAGGCGGTGGACAATGCCGAGCTGGCCGGCCTGCAGGCCTACTGGGATGCCTCTTCGCCCGCTGAATCGGCCGAAATGTACCGGGGCGAGTACCTGGCGCTGGAGGTGGTGCAAGCGGTGCGTGCCGGCCGCGAGGGCTGGAGCCAGGACCGCTTGCGCCAGCTTTTGCCCGATACCGAGGCGCTGACCCAGGCGATCCGCGAGTTCTCTGCACCGCGCTACCGCGATGGCTATGAGCGCGGCATCCACGACCATGATGCGGCGCTGATTCTGCAGGCGCTGGTGCCGCTGGCCGATGGCGCCGGCGTGCTGCGGCATGCACCGCAGGCCCGCAGCCTGGCGCTGCTGTTCTGGAGCCAGCAGGCCCATATCCAGCAGCCGCAACGCGCCAGCAGCATTGCCCGTTGGCCCGAGCGCGCGCAGCAGGCCCAGGCCATGCAACAGCTGCTGGGCAGCGAAGCCGAGCGCCTGGCGCTGCAGACCGACATCATGGCCCAGCTGCGCGACTTTGCGCAGGAGCAGGGCCTGCTCGATGCGCTGCTGCGCTCCGACCCGGCCAGTCCCCTGTTGGCAGCCGCCGCAACCGCTGTTCCTGATGACGGCGAGTGGGACAGCGAGGCCGACAACCTGCTGCGCGCCGCCGCCGACTACCTGCAGGCCGAGCTGGCGCACAAGGCGCTGCGCTTCCATTTCTCGGGCGCCAGCCAGGCGGTGATCGCCGCGTTACAGCAGGCGCTCAAGGCCGGCCCCAAAGAAGGGCTGCACTGGGCCGATCTGCAGCGCTACTGGGCAGGCGGCGAGGCCGGCCAGGCCAGCCGCGAGCGCAGCGCTGCACCGCTGGCCCAGCGCTGGCGCAGTGCCTTGCACTGGCTGCAAACGGTGGCACAGGCCGCTCCAGAGGCCGAACGCGCCGCCTGGCTGCCCTATTGCAGCGAGGCGGCAGCCTGGCTGGTTTGCCAGGCTGAGCTGACCCACCAGCTGAGCACGGCCGATCTGCGCTGCGAGGTGCAGGGCTTGCTGGGCCAGCATGGCCGGGTGCAGGGCGGGCGCCTGCCCATCCAGCTCGATGAGCTGACCACGCGTGCCGCGCGCCACTACCGCCGCTACCTGCCGCAGTGGGAGCGCTACCAGGCGCTGCGCCAGCAGCTGCTGGCCGGCTACCGCGCGCGCTTCAGGCTGGAGGAGTTCAAGGCCCGGCCGCTGTCGTCCTTTGTGCGCAACCGGCTGATCAACGAGATCTACCTGCCGGTGATTGGCGACAACCTAGCCAAGCAGATTGGCGTGGTGGGCGAGAACAAGCGCACCGACCAGATGGGCCTGCTGATGATGATCTCGCCGCCCGGCTACGGCAAGACCACGTTGATGGAGTACGTGGCCAACCGCCTGGGGCTCATCTTCATGAAGATCAACGGCCCGGCGCTGGGCCACTCGGTGCGCTCGCTCGACCCGGCGCAGGCGCCCGATGCGACGGCGGCCAAGGAGCTGGAGAAGCTCAACCTGGCGCTGGAGATGGCCAACAATGTGATGCTGTACATCGACGATATCCAGCACACGCACCCCGAGTTTCTGCAGAAGTTCATCTCGCTGTCTGACGGCACGCGCCGCATCGAGGGCGTGTGGCGGGGCCAGACCAAGACCCATGACATGCGCGGCAAGCGCTTTTGCGTGGTCATGTCCGGCAACCCCTATACCGAATCGGGCGAGGTGTTCAAGATCCCGGACATGCTGGCCAACCGCGCCGACATCTACAACCTGGGCGATGTGCTGGGTGGCATGGACGAGGTCTTCAAGCTCAGCTATATCGAGAACAGCATGACCTCGAACGCGGTGCTGGCGCCGATGGCCACCCGCAGCCTGCAAGACCTGTACCTGCTGCTCGACCGGGTGCAGGGCAAGGAGGTGTCGGCCAATGCGCTGTCGCATGAATACGCGGCCGCCGAGCTGCGCGAGATGGAGGCCGTGCTCCAGCGCATGCTGCAGGTGCGCGAGCTGGTGTTCAAGGTGAACCAGCAGTACATCCACAGCGCCGCGCAGGACGACCACTACCGCACGGAGCCGCCGTTCAAGCTGCAGGGCAGCTACCGCAACATGAACAAGCTGGCCGAGAAGATCACCCCGGTGATGAACGATGCCGAGATGGCGCAGATGCTGAGCGACCATTACCAGGGCGAGGCGCAGATGCTGACCGGCGGCGCCGAGGAAAACCTGCTCAAGCTCGCCGAGCTGCGCGGCAGTGCCGATGCACAGGGCCAGGCGCGCTGGGCCGAGATCAAGGCCCAGTTCCAGCGCCAGCAGGCCGCCGGCGGCGCCAATGCCGATGCCGCCACCCGGGTGACCACCCAGCTGGTCGACCTGGTGGCTGCCACCCGCGCCATGGGCCAGGCCCAGCAGGCGCAGCAGCTGGGCGATACGGCCGCGCAAGAGGGCCTGCAGCGCCTGCTGGCGCAGTGGGGCCAGGCGCAAACCGCCGTGGGCCAGTCGCTCGATGGCATCCGCCAGGCGGTGCTGGACAGCACTCCGGCCCCGCAGGCCGAGAAAACCGCCGATGCGCCGCATTTGGAGCTGGCTGTGCAGCAGTTCGGCGAGCTGCTGCTGCAGTCCTTGCAACCGGTCGTCGAGCATCTCGACCAAAGCCGGCGCCAGCAGTTGGGCCTGCAC
- a CDS encoding flotillin family protein, whose product MNWGNLEWYIVAGVVIGSIFIVILGLFALVKAFYIKVPQGTALIINDTTSQPKVKFTGGMVLPVIHKKEFMRISLITLEIDRRGKEGLICRDNMRADITVAFYLRVNETAADVLKVAKAIGVDRASEKGAVNELFNAKFSEALKTVGKQIDFVKLFENRQEFRDQIIHVIGNDLNGYVLEDVAIDYLEQTSKSSLDPNNILDSEGIRKITELTANQNIVTNELERNAELAVTKKNVETKEAMLALERQQADAEARQKREIATIQAREQAETQKVQEEERLKAEQARIQTQEQLDIREENRQREVAVAQQNRERAVVIEIEKVTRAKDLEVVSRQREVELQRIEKEKAIEVEKASIANVIRERVVVEKGVAQEEERIKEVRVVSEAERMKQVTVLTAQAQAEEDMVRQVKKAEADETASRHKAIEVTNLAQAELEAAGKTAEAKKKMAEAIEVERAAPGLADAKVREVTAAAIEREGMVQAKIIAEKLIAQAKGEEEKGLAEVRVIEAQADANEKLGLADAKVLEERLMAQARGEAQVGNTKAVVTRDVGQSEADVLRDKLFAEAKGLTEKFSALASLSDQARSHEEFRMQLEKNFEQALAAIEANKTVAQEQAEVLSAALSKANIDIVGGGGDFFNNFAKALSVGKAVEGVSAKSPIVQELLQKFIGGKGLPSDALSNLLGGGQDKKSLPPSATES is encoded by the coding sequence ATGAATTGGGGAAATCTGGAGTGGTACATCGTCGCGGGCGTGGTGATCGGCTCGATCTTCATCGTCATCCTGGGCCTGTTTGCCCTGGTCAAGGCCTTCTACATCAAGGTGCCCCAGGGCACGGCGCTGATCATCAATGACACGACCTCGCAGCCCAAGGTGAAGTTCACCGGCGGCATGGTGCTGCCGGTGATCCACAAGAAGGAGTTCATGCGCATCTCGCTGATTACCTTGGAGATTGACCGCCGTGGCAAGGAAGGCCTGATCTGCCGCGACAACATGCGTGCCGACATCACCGTGGCCTTTTACCTGCGCGTCAACGAGACCGCAGCCGATGTGCTCAAGGTGGCCAAGGCGATTGGCGTGGACCGCGCCTCGGAAAAGGGCGCTGTCAACGAGCTGTTCAATGCCAAGTTCTCCGAGGCCTTGAAGACCGTGGGCAAGCAGATCGACTTTGTGAAGCTGTTCGAGAACCGCCAGGAGTTCCGCGACCAGATCATCCATGTGATCGGCAACGACCTCAACGGCTATGTGCTTGAAGACGTGGCCATCGACTACCTGGAGCAGACCTCCAAGTCCTCGCTGGACCCGAACAACATCCTGGACTCGGAAGGCATCCGCAAGATCACCGAGCTGACGGCCAACCAGAACATCGTCACCAACGAGCTCGAACGCAATGCCGAGCTGGCCGTGACCAAGAAGAACGTCGAGACCAAGGAAGCCATGCTGGCCTTGGAGCGCCAGCAGGCCGATGCCGAAGCGCGCCAGAAGCGCGAGATCGCCACCATCCAGGCGCGCGAGCAGGCCGAAACCCAGAAGGTGCAGGAAGAAGAGCGCCTGAAAGCCGAGCAGGCCCGCATCCAGACGCAGGAGCAGCTCGATATCCGCGAAGAAAACCGCCAGCGCGAAGTCGCAGTGGCCCAGCAGAACCGCGAGCGCGCGGTGGTGATCGAGATTGAAAAGGTCACCCGCGCCAAGGACCTGGAAGTGGTCTCGCGCCAGCGCGAGGTGGAGCTGCAGCGCATCGAGAAGGAAAAGGCCATCGAAGTCGAGAAGGCCAGTATCGCCAATGTCATCCGCGAGCGCGTGGTGGTCGAAAAGGGCGTGGCCCAGGAAGAGGAACGCATCAAGGAAGTGCGCGTGGTGTCCGAAGCCGAGCGCATGAAGCAGGTCACCGTGCTGACCGCCCAGGCCCAGGCCGAAGAAGACATGGTGCGCCAGGTCAAGAAGGCCGAGGCCGATGAAACCGCGTCGCGCCACAAGGCCATCGAAGTGACCAACCTGGCCCAGGCCGAGCTGGAAGCCGCCGGCAAGACCGCCGAGGCCAAGAAGAAGATGGCCGAGGCCATCGAGGTTGAGCGCGCAGCGCCAGGCCTGGCTGATGCCAAGGTGCGCGAAGTGACGGCAGCCGCCATCGAGCGCGAAGGCATGGTGCAGGCCAAGATCATTGCGGAAAAGCTCATTGCCCAGGCCAAGGGCGAAGAGGAAAAGGGCCTGGCCGAAGTGCGGGTGATCGAAGCCCAGGCCGATGCCAACGAAAAGCTGGGCCTGGCCGATGCCAAGGTGCTGGAAGAGCGCCTGATGGCGCAGGCCCGTGGTGAGGCCCAGGTGGGCAACACCAAGGCCGTAGTGACCCGCGATGTGGGCCAGTCCGAAGCCGATGTGCTGCGCGACAAGCTGTTTGCCGAGGCCAAGGGTTTGACCGAGAAGTTCAGCGCGCTGGCCTCGCTGTCCGACCAGGCCCGCTCGCACGAAGAGTTCCGCATGCAGCTGGAGAAGAACTTCGAGCAGGCGCTGGCCGCCATCGAGGCGAACAAGACCGTGGCGCAGGAGCAGGCCGAGGTGCTGTCGGCTGCGCTGTCCAAGGCCAATATCGACATCGTCGGCGGCGGTGGCGATTTCTTCAACAACTTTGCCAAGGCGCTGTCGGTGGGCAAGGCGGTAGAAGGTGTCTCGGCCAAGAGCCCCATCGTGCAGGAGCTGCTGCAGAAGTTCATCGGCGGCAAGGGCCTGCCCAGCGATGCGCTGAGCAACCTGCTGGGCGGTGGCCAGGACAAGAAGAGCCTGCCGCCCTCGGCGACCGAGTCCTGA
- a CDS encoding ubiquinone biosynthesis protein UbiH, translated as MSAFLHYALGFPTFIFGALLLCMLLYWLIALLGLVETDSLDQWLLFDGSDHAHGVEHSVSALAGLLLKVGLGGIPATVILTVLLLMSWLASYVLCHLVPMPEGWAWLNLLIGSALAVAALVLGFAATVVLLRPLRGLVARIAPPETPQVLLGRTGLVRSGVVNATQGYGSVDDGGGGLNVQMRSPDRDLPRGTEIVLIEHLPVHNAWRVVSKAEFDGNEIPGLQPPV; from the coding sequence ATGTCGGCTTTTTTGCACTACGCACTGGGCTTTCCAACCTTTATTTTTGGCGCGCTGCTGCTGTGCATGCTGCTGTATTGGCTGATTGCCCTGCTGGGCCTGGTGGAGACCGATTCGCTGGACCAGTGGCTGCTGTTTGATGGCAGCGACCATGCCCATGGTGTCGAGCATTCGGTCAGCGCACTGGCCGGCTTGCTGCTGAAGGTGGGGCTGGGCGGCATTCCCGCCACCGTCATCCTGACGGTGCTGCTGCTGATGTCCTGGCTGGCCTCCTATGTGCTGTGCCACCTGGTGCCCATGCCCGAGGGCTGGGCCTGGCTTAACCTGCTCATCGGCAGCGCGCTGGCGGTTGCCGCGCTGGTGCTGGGCTTTGCCGCCACGGTGGTGCTGCTGCGGCCGCTGCGCGGCCTGGTAGCGCGTATTGCGCCGCCCGAAACCCCGCAGGTGCTGCTGGGCCGCACGGGCCTGGTGCGCAGCGGGGTGGTCAACGCTACCCAGGGCTATGGCAGCGTCGATGACGGCGGCGGTGGGCTCAATGTGCAGATGCGCTCGCCCGATCGTGACCTGCCGCGCGGCACCGAGATTGTGCTGATCGAACATCTGCCAGTGCACAACGCCTGGCGCGTGGTCAGCAAGGCCGAGTTTGACGGCAACGAGATACCTGGCTTGCAGCCACCTGTTTGA
- a CDS encoding enoyl-CoA hydratase — MDLIALHHALASLQDNGVATLAFRNAGSLNILSSPVLEDLAQALDTLAQDARIRVLVLRGTGDKAFVAGADIKEMRSLTPDNAAAFISRLRRVCEGARQFPTPVIARLPGWTLGGGLELACACDIRIASNRVQCGMPEVQVGIPSVIHAALLPRLIGAARTQWLLLTGDNIDAAQALQWGLLDQVVPPQRLDDEVERLAHKLAGYGPQALRQQKRMLRAWERQSIDQAIDDSVQEFANAFKTGEPQAYMARFGQH, encoded by the coding sequence ATGGACCTGATCGCCCTGCACCACGCCCTCGCCAGCCTGCAAGACAACGGCGTGGCCACCTTGGCTTTTCGCAACGCCGGCAGCCTCAATATCCTGTCGTCACCGGTATTGGAGGACCTGGCTCAGGCGCTGGATACCTTGGCGCAGGATGCGCGCATCCGCGTGCTGGTGCTGCGCGGCACGGGCGACAAGGCCTTTGTCGCCGGCGCTGATATCAAGGAGATGCGGTCGCTGACGCCCGACAATGCCGCCGCCTTCATCAGCCGGCTGCGCCGCGTCTGCGAAGGGGCGCGCCAGTTTCCCACCCCGGTGATTGCGCGCCTGCCGGGCTGGACCCTGGGCGGCGGGCTAGAGCTGGCCTGTGCCTGCGATATCCGCATTGCCAGCAACCGCGTGCAATGCGGCATGCCCGAAGTGCAGGTGGGCATCCCCTCGGTGATCCATGCCGCGCTGCTGCCCCGGCTGATTGGCGCAGCGCGCACGCAGTGGCTGCTGCTGACTGGCGACAACATCGATGCTGCGCAGGCGCTGCAATGGGGGCTGCTGGACCAGGTGGTGCCACCCCAGCGGCTTGACGACGAAGTGGAGCGGCTGGCCCACAAGCTGGCCGGCTATGGCCCGCAGGCGCTGCGCCAGCAAAAGCGCATGCTGCGCGCCTGGGAGCGGCAATCCATAGACCAAGCCATCGACGACAGCGTGCAGGAATTCGCCAACGCCTTCAAGACCGGTGAGCCCCAGGCCTATATGGCCCGGTTTGGCCAGCACTGA